In Polyangiaceae bacterium, one genomic interval encodes:
- a CDS encoding chemotaxis protein CheW, whose amino-acid sequence MRVFVEPESSPGGGLSAEENELLRLRAARYALAAEEQATDITDAVIFRRGQAKYAMPLVALREVRPLRSFCRIPCASPSVPGILHFRGEILSLHDLAAFMEPAIDAADPAWVIVVEHQGERIGLAADEVLDVERHSAKSVQSLPITFGDRGAICDGLLADGTVLLSAPRMFHADAFFSAF is encoded by the coding sequence ATGCGCGTATTCGTGGAGCCTGAATCATCGCCGGGCGGTGGTTTGTCCGCCGAAGAGAACGAACTCCTGAGGCTGCGCGCTGCGCGGTATGCACTGGCTGCGGAAGAGCAAGCGACGGACATCACCGATGCGGTCATTTTTCGGCGCGGACAAGCAAAATATGCAATGCCGCTCGTGGCATTGCGGGAAGTGCGCCCCTTGCGTTCATTTTGCCGAATCCCGTGTGCATCGCCGTCCGTGCCGGGCATTCTGCATTTTCGCGGCGAAATCCTCAGTTTGCACGACCTCGCGGCCTTCATGGAGCCAGCCATCGACGCCGCTGATCCTGCTTGGGTCATCGTCGTCGAGCACCAAGGTGAACGCATTGGCCTCGCGGCGGACGAAGTCCTCGACGTCGAACGTCATTCGGCCAAATCCGTGCAATCGCTACCCATTACTTTCGGAGACCGCGGAGCCATCTGTGACGGCCTTTTGGCAGACGGAACGGTGCTCCTTTCGGCTCCTCGGATGTTCCATGCAGACGCTTTCTTTTCAGCATTTTGA
- a CDS encoding methyltransferase domain-containing protein, whose amino-acid sequence MFSEALESGDVPGQQSLRLSAAEELAARHFGLDLKKYPTAQVESLLAMLPAVVSHEDEATVSRVLSVCSVGETMFMRHPDQFRALAQIVADGSVGEPNRALSVWSAGCSTGEEAYSLAALLAGHPGGARVLGTDVSPRSIERAKTGRYRYWSLRGVDPSSTASWLHIDSVNAEVRSPIRNVVDFRVHNLMVDPFPHDVDVIFCRNVLLYFREDAAAEVIEKFYRSLRPSGILFIGYVDPAPSPNTPLLECHRGPVRYYRKPAAGTTISVPTARSVPPPPPGETLGANAVPLAPRLPSFLRPESPPKRVPLRRSEPPPNPPPEDPAVRERFNQRLAIARGLCAQGARDDALATLESLSTDHPLEIEPYVLSAMIADEGGLRDAALGAARRAYFLAPEAPITPFLLAMCLDQLGERQAAEVRYLEARRALESVEDPLAPLAHAEGMTAFQLRRTIDARIRGA is encoded by the coding sequence ATGTTCTCGGAAGCACTTGAATCCGGAGACGTGCCCGGACAGCAATCATTACGATTGAGTGCAGCCGAGGAGCTTGCCGCCCGTCATTTTGGTCTTGATCTGAAAAAATATCCAACGGCGCAGGTCGAATCTCTTTTGGCGATGCTTCCTGCGGTCGTATCGCACGAGGATGAAGCGACGGTTTCGCGGGTGCTCTCCGTATGCAGCGTCGGCGAAACCATGTTCATGCGCCATCCGGACCAATTTCGGGCGCTTGCGCAAATCGTAGCGGATGGTTCCGTGGGGGAGCCGAATCGTGCGCTATCGGTCTGGAGCGCCGGGTGTTCGACGGGCGAAGAGGCTTATAGCTTGGCGGCGCTTCTCGCAGGGCATCCTGGGGGCGCTCGGGTTTTGGGCACGGACGTGAGTCCTCGATCGATTGAGCGGGCAAAAACGGGGCGATACCGATATTGGTCGCTGCGGGGTGTCGATCCTTCGTCCACGGCGTCGTGGCTCCATATCGATTCGGTGAATGCCGAAGTTCGTTCACCCATTCGGAATGTCGTGGACTTTCGAGTTCACAATTTGATGGTGGATCCGTTCCCGCACGACGTGGACGTCATTTTTTGCCGCAATGTTTTGCTGTATTTTCGCGAGGATGCCGCCGCTGAGGTCATCGAGAAATTTTATCGGAGTTTGCGGCCTTCGGGCATTTTGTTCATCGGCTACGTCGATCCCGCGCCTTCGCCGAATACGCCGCTCCTCGAATGTCATCGAGGGCCTGTGCGATATTATCGCAAACCCGCGGCAGGCACGACGATTTCGGTGCCTACGGCGAGGAGCGTTCCGCCACCTCCGCCAGGCGAGACCCTCGGGGCGAATGCGGTGCCGCTGGCGCCACGTTTGCCCTCGTTTCTCCGTCCCGAATCGCCGCCGAAACGTGTTCCGTTACGTCGTTCCGAGCCGCCGCCGAATCCACCGCCCGAAGATCCAGCCGTGCGTGAACGATTCAACCAGCGCTTGGCCATTGCACGAGGCTTGTGCGCGCAAGGGGCACGCGACGATGCGCTGGCCACTTTGGAATCTCTTTCGACCGATCATCCGCTCGAAATCGAGCCGTACGTGCTTTCGGCTATGATTGCCGACGAAGGCGGTTTGCGCGACGCGGCGCTCGGAGCCGCGCGGCGGGCCTATTTCTTGGCACCCGAAGCCCCCATTACACCTTTTTTGCTCGCCATGTGCCTCGACCAGCTCGGTGAACGACAAGCTGCGGAGGTGCGTTATCTCGAAGCGCGCCGTGCACTCGAATCGGTCGAAGATCCTCTCGCCCCGCTCGCTCATGCCGAGGGAATGACTGCATTTCAACTTCGGAGAACCATCGATGCGCGTATTCGTGGAGCCTGA
- a CDS encoding chemotaxis protein CheW, whose amino-acid sequence MSQHFVMVKIQDRKRIMRLSDIREVVSLMALSPIEGARGGTCRGVANIRGEMIPIFDLAGADARLSPSRVVVIARLGVEHVGLLVDDVTDVIDLSDEHVAVRNIGGGRTSTIVRMDDEVMTVMEPVDVLGST is encoded by the coding sequence ATGTCCCAGCACTTCGTGATGGTGAAAATACAAGATCGGAAGCGCATCATGCGTCTTTCGGACATTCGCGAAGTGGTGTCGCTCATGGCGCTTTCCCCCATCGAAGGCGCTCGCGGCGGCACATGCCGCGGGGTGGCGAACATTCGGGGCGAAATGATTCCGATATTCGACCTGGCGGGCGCAGACGCACGGCTCAGCCCATCGCGTGTGGTCGTGATCGCGCGACTCGGGGTCGAGCACGTTGGGCTGCTCGTGGACGACGTGACCGATGTGATTGATCTTTCGGACGAACACGTTGCGGTACGTAATATCGGTGGCGGGCGCACGTCGACGATCGTGCGCATGGATGATGAAGTCATGACGGTCATGGAGCCGGTGGATGTTCTCGGAAGCACTTGA
- a CDS encoding SRPBCC family protein, with the protein MARAVSRRMLLCTLASVLAGVSLPHEAHAEKLSVDEEKRLARGEVVKRTFEVDLPRGDYIGGLGYVIIAAPPAEIIDVLLTPSSYLHIFALTQEARLAAREGDDFIITLRQGGKKISGEYSVRARRETPSLVRFWLDPSRPHDIDDCWGFFRLDPLPGGKTLLTYGALLHLEFGIMKLLFQEKIRGYALETPARLRAYVENRRTSRTSE; encoded by the coding sequence ATGGCTCGCGCGGTCTCTCGCCGAATGCTGCTCTGCACGCTTGCGAGCGTGCTCGCAGGCGTTTCGCTCCCGCATGAGGCGCATGCAGAAAAACTTTCGGTTGACGAGGAAAAAAGGCTGGCTCGCGGTGAAGTCGTCAAGCGGACGTTCGAGGTCGATTTGCCGCGGGGCGATTACATTGGCGGCCTTGGGTACGTGATCATTGCCGCCCCACCGGCCGAAATCATCGACGTACTTCTCACCCCGTCGTCGTATCTGCACATCTTTGCGCTCACCCAAGAAGCTCGACTCGCAGCGCGTGAAGGTGACGACTTCATCATCACGTTGCGACAAGGCGGTAAAAAGATTTCCGGCGAATATTCGGTTCGTGCGCGGCGCGAAACACCGTCGCTCGTTCGATTTTGGCTTGATCCATCCCGTCCCCATGACATCGACGATTGCTGGGGTTTTTTCAGGCTCGATCCCCTGCCGGGCGGGAAAACTTTGCTCACCTACGGAGCCCTTCTGCACCTCGAATTCGGCATCATGAAGTTGCTTTTCCAGGAAAAAATTCGCGGCTACGCGCTCGAGACCCCTGCTCGCCTTCGCGCCTATGTCGAGAATCGTCGCACATCGCGCACATCCGAATGA
- a CDS encoding ferritin-like domain-containing protein, whose amino-acid sequence MDPRDSLRMSILVALGLTSCAGASQPSSSSSEAGPVVTITPGSSSAPATDPHDSGDPGIPVISAKTGWVTESNGSIHRATVVSCDPTIELPACKGTEGHQMCKTDADCKEHPFGKCVSGVGQIGNYCGCRYSCAKDSDCGAGEACVCKGLGRVGQGHSVCAPASCYVDSDCESKQCGLSVYHNGCSARASLVCRSKSDTCKSDNDCAERGGQCVVARSESDAKWECAGRSCVIGRPLVVDGSARAARPALRSDWLARLEFDVNAVDAETRSAATNHYAAMAAMEHASVASFARFSLQLLALGAPAELVQDAHHAALDEIEHARTSYALASLFGKENMGPDKLPAAIANIDVGIDAFVAALVAEGCVGETLGAAEGREAAERAALPDLAAALFTIAEDEERHATLAWRTLKWALETFGEPARAAATNAFASACAVYAADAPVLHHAEEFGILSGKSLGTLRRQVVSSVVAPCARALGISFELLDAA is encoded by the coding sequence GTGGACCCCCGAGACTCCCTGCGCATGTCGATCCTCGTCGCCCTTGGCCTCACCAGTTGTGCCGGTGCGTCACAACCATCGTCCTCTTCGAGCGAAGCGGGGCCCGTCGTCACCATAACGCCGGGTTCTTCTTCGGCTCCGGCAACGGATCCGCACGATTCCGGTGACCCCGGCATTCCGGTGATTTCTGCCAAGACGGGCTGGGTGACCGAATCGAACGGAAGCATTCATCGAGCGACCGTCGTATCATGCGATCCCACGATCGAATTGCCTGCGTGCAAAGGCACCGAAGGGCATCAGATGTGCAAAACGGACGCTGATTGCAAGGAACATCCTTTCGGCAAATGCGTGAGCGGAGTTGGTCAAATTGGCAATTATTGCGGCTGCCGGTATTCTTGTGCCAAGGATTCCGATTGCGGCGCCGGAGAAGCCTGCGTTTGCAAAGGACTCGGTCGCGTGGGCCAGGGACATTCGGTATGTGCACCGGCGTCCTGCTACGTCGATTCCGATTGCGAAAGCAAGCAGTGTGGTTTGTCCGTGTACCACAACGGTTGTTCCGCGCGCGCGTCGCTCGTTTGCCGCTCGAAGTCCGACACTTGCAAATCCGACAATGATTGCGCGGAGCGAGGAGGGCAATGTGTGGTTGCCCGCTCCGAATCGGATGCGAAATGGGAGTGTGCCGGGCGTTCTTGCGTCATTGGCAGACCGCTCGTGGTGGACGGATCCGCGCGAGCCGCTCGGCCAGCATTACGAAGCGATTGGCTGGCTCGGCTCGAGTTCGACGTGAATGCGGTAGACGCGGAGACTCGTAGTGCTGCGACGAACCATTATGCGGCGATGGCCGCCATGGAGCATGCGTCCGTGGCGAGCTTTGCGCGTTTTTCATTGCAACTACTCGCGCTTGGAGCTCCGGCCGAGCTCGTTCAGGATGCTCATCACGCAGCGCTCGACGAAATCGAACACGCTCGCACGAGTTATGCATTGGCGTCGCTGTTTGGCAAGGAAAACATGGGTCCGGACAAGCTTCCGGCCGCCATTGCGAACATCGATGTCGGCATCGACGCATTTGTCGCGGCGCTCGTGGCGGAAGGTTGTGTGGGTGAAACGCTCGGCGCAGCGGAAGGGCGCGAGGCTGCTGAGAGGGCCGCGTTGCCTGATCTCGCGGCGGCATTGTTTACCATTGCAGAGGATGAAGAACGTCACGCGACGCTCGCTTGGCGCACCCTGAAATGGGCCCTCGAAACGTTCGGCGAGCCCGCGCGTGCGGCGGCGACGAATGCGTTTGCAAGCGCGTGCGCCGTTTACGCAGCGGATGCGCCCGTTTTGCACCATGCCGAGGAGTTTGGTATTCTCTCCGGCAAGAGCTTGGGAACTTTGCGAAGGCAGGTGGTGTCTTCGGTCGTTGCGCCTTGCGCACGGGCGCTCGGTATATCGTTCGAGCTATTGGATGCCGCATGA
- a CDS encoding DUF1704 domain-containing protein has product MPSDQSLEELLSRVDRALNAKKGGKLLAEIAWPRRVEEEFFDRGEDQLPKITYSVDRDGIEERISRLAAIEKTLGGDDEPIMAWLRSTVKSYIDGNRLMLSVGTRQFYQLSREIYGGARSSFYGYPLRNIDLADHLFARLKTYGWDVASDPETQPISAKKLQERLSGRIKDRKPFMSVDVVLDDDITAKVVAGMSRVRIRPDATFALWEAEGLYHHEIETHALTAHNGAKQRNATFLRSGGPRATRTQEGLAMFAELYNRALSIDRIERLALRVKLVDMAEQGASFLDLYRYLLERGASKRDAYFDAQRICRGGLVQGGAPFTKDACYLAGLLEVYTFLAAVTRGGFRDELELLVCGRIHLDDIAALAQLRVMGLLERPTFLPGWLEHWRTLLPYFAFTSFLAGIDMAPVEAHYRELIRVAESVKPPSR; this is encoded by the coding sequence ATGCCGTCCGACCAGTCACTAGAAGAGCTGCTTTCACGGGTCGATCGGGCCCTCAATGCCAAAAAAGGCGGCAAACTCCTTGCCGAGATTGCCTGGCCTCGCCGGGTCGAAGAAGAATTTTTTGATCGAGGCGAGGATCAACTGCCGAAGATCACGTATTCCGTCGACCGCGATGGGATCGAGGAGCGCATTTCGCGTCTCGCGGCCATAGAAAAAACGTTGGGCGGCGACGACGAACCCATCATGGCTTGGCTACGGTCGACGGTGAAATCGTACATCGATGGCAATCGGCTGATGCTGTCCGTGGGAACACGTCAATTTTACCAATTGTCGCGCGAAATCTACGGCGGCGCGCGATCATCTTTTTATGGATACCCGCTGCGCAACATCGACCTGGCCGATCATCTCTTTGCGCGGCTCAAGACCTACGGTTGGGACGTCGCCTCCGACCCGGAAACTCAGCCGATTTCAGCAAAAAAATTGCAAGAAAGATTGTCGGGACGAATCAAAGATCGCAAGCCATTCATGTCGGTCGACGTCGTGCTCGACGATGACATCACGGCAAAAGTCGTTGCGGGAATGAGCCGCGTGCGCATTCGCCCCGATGCAACGTTCGCCTTGTGGGAAGCCGAGGGGCTCTATCATCACGAAATCGAAACGCATGCGCTCACGGCGCACAATGGGGCCAAGCAACGCAATGCAACGTTTTTGCGATCGGGTGGTCCACGCGCGACGCGCACGCAAGAAGGGCTCGCGATGTTTGCCGAGCTCTACAATCGCGCGCTCTCGATTGACCGCATCGAACGATTGGCCTTGCGCGTAAAGCTCGTCGATATGGCCGAACAAGGCGCCAGTTTCCTCGATTTGTACCGCTATCTTTTGGAACGAGGTGCGTCGAAACGAGACGCCTATTTCGATGCTCAGCGCATTTGCCGCGGTGGGCTCGTTCAAGGAGGTGCGCCGTTTACCAAGGACGCGTGTTATTTGGCGGGCCTGCTCGAAGTGTATACATTTTTGGCAGCCGTGACGCGCGGCGGTTTTCGTGACGAGCTCGAGCTGCTCGTTTGCGGCCGCATTCACCTGGACGATATCGCGGCGCTGGCGCAATTGCGGGTCATGGGGCTTTTGGAGAGGCCCACGTTTTTGCCCGGATGGCTCGAACATTGGCGAACGCTTTTGCCATATTTTGCGTTCACTTCGTTTTTGGCGGGCATCGACATGGCGCCAGTCGAAGCGCATTATCGCGAGCTGATACGTGTTGCCGAATCCGTCAAGCCGCCTTCACGGTGA
- a CDS encoding FG-GAP repeat protein: protein MTCIGRSFCLGLGFIALSALAGCGEEPTPVPAARELKIVANDGAAQDSFGASVAISGDTAVVGAVFDDDLGMDSGSAYVFVRADDGSWSQQAKLVAPDGQEGDWFGIAVAISDDTVIVGAANAVENGVATGAAHVFLRNGEDWQHEAKLVPSAGAADDQFGFAVALAGDVALVGTPADDDVAMDAGAAYAFKRAGGSWTEQAKLVPMPGGAAGYFGAAVALSNSTALVGAWDDGSGKGNGIAFVFATDGMSWTPQATLSATDGANGDTFGYSVALSGDTALVGAIGSDAAGADSGAAYVFIRNGSEWSQDVKLLPSDGTAGDAFGSSVSIWDDLATIGAYWDDDRGDFSGSAYAYAQKNGVWVEQAKHAPPDGIAGHKFGCAAALDGDLAVVGAYGDDDKGTESGSVYVFSVVESP, encoded by the coding sequence ATGACGTGCATCGGACGATCGTTTTGCCTTGGTCTTGGATTCATCGCGCTTTCGGCGCTCGCCGGTTGTGGGGAAGAACCAACGCCTGTGCCGGCGGCTCGCGAGCTGAAAATCGTTGCGAACGACGGTGCAGCCCAAGATTCGTTCGGTGCTTCGGTCGCCATTTCGGGTGATACGGCCGTCGTGGGAGCGGTTTTCGACGACGATCTGGGAATGGATTCGGGTTCGGCCTATGTTTTCGTGCGCGCCGACGATGGCTCGTGGTCTCAGCAAGCAAAATTGGTGGCACCCGATGGTCAAGAAGGAGATTGGTTCGGCATTGCCGTTGCCATATCGGACGATACGGTCATCGTTGGAGCGGCCAATGCTGTAGAAAACGGCGTCGCAACGGGCGCCGCGCATGTATTTTTGCGAAATGGCGAAGATTGGCAACACGAAGCGAAACTGGTCCCGAGCGCAGGCGCTGCGGACGATCAATTCGGTTTTGCCGTGGCGCTCGCGGGAGACGTGGCGCTCGTCGGGACGCCTGCCGACGATGACGTCGCGATGGATGCGGGCGCCGCATATGCTTTCAAACGCGCGGGAGGCTCGTGGACCGAACAAGCCAAGCTCGTGCCCATGCCCGGAGGCGCCGCCGGGTATTTCGGTGCGGCGGTGGCCCTATCGAATTCGACGGCGCTCGTAGGTGCATGGGACGATGGTTCGGGCAAAGGTAATGGCATAGCATTCGTATTCGCAACCGATGGCATGAGTTGGACACCGCAAGCAACGCTTTCGGCAACCGATGGCGCGAATGGCGATACATTCGGTTATTCGGTCGCATTGTCCGGAGATACGGCGCTCGTTGGAGCCATCGGAAGCGACGCTGCGGGTGCGGACTCCGGTGCGGCGTACGTATTCATTCGCAATGGGAGCGAATGGTCGCAAGACGTGAAGCTTTTGCCAAGCGATGGAACCGCGGGAGATGCATTCGGTTCGTCGGTGTCCATTTGGGATGATCTGGCAACGATTGGCGCGTATTGGGACGACGACCGCGGTGATTTTTCCGGGTCCGCCTATGCGTATGCCCAAAAGAACGGCGTATGGGTCGAGCAAGCGAAACACGCTCCACCCGATGGCATTGCCGGTCATAAATTCGGTTGCGCCGCGGCGCTCGATGGCGACCTCGCCGTCGTTGGAGCCTACGGCGACGACGACAAAGGCACCGAATCGGGCTCGGTCTACGTATTTTCCGTCGTCGAATCACCGTGA
- a CDS encoding type II toxin-antitoxin system HicB family antitoxin, which translates to MRYAIVIEKAGNNFSAYVPDLPGCIATGATIEEVEREIREAIEFHIEGMREDGIEPPEPVSRVDYVEVAA; encoded by the coding sequence ATGCGATACGCAATCGTCATCGAGAAAGCCGGCAACAACTTTTCCGCGTACGTTCCCGACCTTCCAGGCTGCATTGCCACGGGTGCGACCATCGAAGAAGTGGAGCGTGAAATTCGCGAAGCGATCGAATTTCACATCGAGGGCATGCGTGAGGACGGTATTGAACCGCCCGAACCCGTGAGCCGAGTCGACTACGTCGAAGTCGCGGCGTGA